The Leptospira brenneri genomic sequence AATCTAAGTTATGATCAAATTAAGAAAGAAAACCAAACGCAGCAATTGAATATACTTCGAAAATTTGGATATGGGCACCCTGACTTGAATATTGCACTTAAGAGCGGAAAAAGTTTTTGTACATTAATTATCCAAGATGAAATCCAGCCATTTGTGAATATTGACAACAGTATCAAAACAAATGAAATCAAATTTTATAATTTACCTCTCCCTGTGAATGCTTTAGAAACAATCTACGATCAAGATGTTGAGCTTAAAGTTACCTTGTCTTATTTTATTGAACCTAATGTAAAAAAAATAGATACAAAATATGCCAAAACTTATTCGTCTTGTGCTTTAAGATTTGATTCGATTGCTGCAACAGAAAATTTTGAAAATTTTAAGAAAAGAATCAATAAGAATGAAAGAGAAAAACTGGAAAGTGGAAAATATGAATCTAATTTTTCAAATCCTGAAAATAGCCAATGGGTATTTGGATCTAAACTTCGAACTTTTGGCTCAATTCATTCGGATGTTTGGCTAGGAACTGCAGCACAGTTAGCCAAAAAAGAGAGTATTTGTGTGTATCCAATCGGTGGCTGGTGGAAAACAAGAAAACAATTGGGAAAATTTAATAATAATATTCGATTTTCACTTTTAGTTACAATTAAAACAAAGAGTAGTGCAGTTGATATCTACACTGAGATAGCAAACAAGATTAAAATCGAGTTATAATCAGTTAAACCCTTGCCTTTAATTGATTGATTCGAATGAAGAAAAAAACGTTTTAATTTTTAGATTTCGACATTTATATAGCTCTTGCTTAGTATGAGATTGTGACGTTCCATCCGTCATGACTTATCAGTAAACTTCGAGCCACACTGAGGAAATTATATCAAAGATTTGAATGCGGAAGACATCCAAGTACCTTCCCTAGAGTATCTCTAAATCATGTTTAAAAAATTAACCCTCATCATTTATATTTTATTTTGTTCTAATATAATTGGAGACCCTTCCTCTATGAATCATTCAGAAAGAAAAGTTCGTGAATTGAATGCAAAGGATAGCGAATGGTTGGAGAGATCCAACACAATAGGTTATGATATCCTTGATTGGTATAACAAAAACAAAGAATTAAATCCCCGCACTTTGGATGCTGCTTTTCAAAAATGGAAATTAGATAAAACCGATAACAAAGCTCCGGAGAATTTAATTGCGGTAGGGCTTGGATCTTTGTTTGGAAAATATATAAAAGATCATAAAAAATGTAGATGGGCGGTAATCACCGATAGTTTTGGAACTGATTTTGCACTTGTGAGTGAAACAGGCTCGGAAGTTTATCCTATCAATTCTGTTTGGAAGCGCATTGATCCGAGTAACCAAGATATCAATTTCTTTGAACCAATATGGACTAGTGTAGTAGAAAAAGAATTTGAGAATTTATCGAAATGAAAAAATCCCAATACATTCTCTTCCTTCTTTTCCTGTTTATCTCTCATTTTACTCTTTGGGCTATTGACTGGAACGATCGCTATCTATCGAATCTGTCTACTGCAGATTGTAAAGGCATTGCTAGTAAAGAGAAGTCTTGGTGCAGCACGAATGATTGTAAAGGAATAGCCTCACGAGATAGATCCTGGTGTGATAGTGATGACTGCAAAGGTGTGGCGAGTGGCATTAGATCTTTTTGTTCTTCTAATCTTTGCAAAGCTTGGGCGTCGCGAGATAGGTCCTGGTGCAATGACAACGACTGCAGGGGTGTGGCCAGCGGAGAAAAATCTTGGTGTGACAGCAAACAATGCAAAGCAATTGCTTCAGGAGACAAGTCATGGTGTGATTGAATTTTACACCTTGTTACATATTTTATTCTGTAAAGACTTTTGGTTTCAGAAAAGATATTCTCTCATTAATATGACCTCAACTTCATGACATTCAAAAACTTTTGTAGCAATAAGAGTTGATTCCCTAAAAAACAATACATATTCGAAAAATTTTCTTGATTTATCGTATTGCAATAGATACGAACAGCAGATATATACTTTCTTCAGTAGTTAATAATTTACTGATGAAAAAATTACTGAATTTGAATTTTCAATCATCCTTATTTGTTAGGTGAAATAAAGACAAAGTTCAAAATCTCATAAAAACAATGAAAAATACAATCAAATTGATTACCTTATTTGCCTTTCCAATAATCGCGATTTTTGCTACGGAATCGGAAATTCAAAATACTTTTAGAGGTATTGATTTCTCTTCCACTGAAGTACAAAAAGTACAGTCTATGGAAATCACTATCCCAAAAATCGCAAAACGGGTCGATAGCATTCACAATACGGACAAGTATCCGATCACATTTTTTAAAGCTGACTGTATTCAAGAAAAGGATTGTTTTTCTTTATTAATATCTGTGTTGGCAATACCCCATTCATTAAAATCTTATGAAACGATTCTTCAAGAATCAAAAATCAAAGATTTCGGAAGTACTCCTTACGAAATGAATAAATGGATGGAATTAACTTCTTTTAAAACGGATAAAACAACCATTCTTTTTGGGCCGGGCGAACTATTAGGTAACAAAATCAATGCTTTCTATTATTTCAAAGACACAAAAGAAACTTATAAAGTTACCATTAATCTTATTTATCATCCCAATTTTCAAGATGAAGAATGGAAAAATATTCTTTTGCATTCTTTTCTCATTATAGATAGCATTTCGATTAAATAAACAATGAATCAATACGAAGATCCATTCAACCAAGTGATTGGAGACTACAAATCATTATTTGGGAAGTCTGCTCACATAACCATACCATTTGAAGGTATGAAAAAAACGAAGAAAAACATTCGTCTATTCAATTGGTTCTCTACCACTAAAAACAAAAAAATAGATTTTTACGATAGGTTTGGCGATATTGAAGAAGAAAATGTTCTTGGCAAATATATCCTTGATAATGGTGATGATGAAATTTTCTCACCAGAGTTACGCGAAGGAGTGATTCCTTTTGCTTACATCATTGATAACTGGGGAACAGGAAATGACTATCAAGTTGAAGGTATTTTGATGATTGACCTTCGCAAATCGCCATACCCAGTGCTTATAGCAGATGTTGATGGAACCATTGATGGTCAAACTCCGTTTCGAAAAATATCTTTTGAAACATTAGGAATCACATCCGGTAAAATAAAAAATGATGATTGAATGAAGAAAGTACTTCGACGAGTGGTATTTCCGAATCAGAAGATACTCCTGGGGAAAGTACATAGCTAGTGCAGTTAAAAATTGAGAGTGATAAGATGATTAGAAGTTTTTTGGACATACAATAAGAAAACTCCATCTATCAATTAACTGTTGTTAATCAATCCAGTTTTTTGTAGGATGCTTATATCTGCACTACGTTTATTCTCTCAAATTTTATCGGGAAATATACGCTAAACGGATAGTAATTCCTTCTTCTCCAGGTTTATATCCGTATTACGTATAAAAACCATTGCGAAAGCATCCTACCTACCCTTCTCTATAACTTTATAAACAGATTACAATGATTTCCGCAAATTTTCAGCAGTAATATTGGATCAAAATGATTATCGCTCCTGCCAGAAAGCTTATATTAGCATTGCGTTTATTTCCCACTAACAACACCCTTCTCCCGTTACAAACGTCAATCAAATCCAACTAATTTCCATTTTGAATCTTTTGAAAAGCCAAACAAGCCCCAACAGTATCAATCTTCCCTTCTTGTAAATCCTGACAGCTAAAACGCAAAATGTTGCCATGACATTCTTTATAAGTAGATTGAATCGCTAAAGGATCAGCACCTATTAATTTGTATGCATTACTTTCTCGAAATCTTTTTTGGCATTGAGTTTCTTCCAATCGGCCTTCAGTAAATTTTTTTAGATTTTCAGGAATGGACTTCCACTCTTTATCTGCACAATTTCTGTATTTGGCACAAATCTCTGCCGTTAAACTTAAAGATTCATTCTGCCATTCTATATTCACAATCCCTTTTTCTTTTTTACAAGAAACAACAAAAACGAGGATAAATGCAGATAGAAGTATAGGTAAATGGAATGGTTGGGTGTTAATCGTAATACGTTTAAATCCTGAGACCACACTGATTATAATTGCATTACGTTTATTCCCCAAACTATTAGTAATTATCGCGTTGCGCATATTTACCGGTTCCCCTTCCAGTCTACGTAAACCATGTCTATTAATCGCATTGCGCATATTCCCCAAAATCAAGTGTGTGTTAACTGTATCGCGTTTATTCCCACGAAATATCGAATTAAGTAAACTTTTTAAGTTCATATTTTATTATTACTGTTCCTATGTTATTTGCTCGTTTCAGCTGTTTCTTTTTTACGAATAAGGATTTCGATCCGCTCTTCTTTAGCTTTTTTTTCTGGAGTGTCTGATTCTTTTGATTTTTGGAACATTGCATAACCTTGAACAGATACTTGTTCTTTGGGAATTCCATATTCGTTCACTAATTTTTCCGCAAGTAAAGAAGCTCTGTGCGAATGGTAATCCCATGAATTTTGAAATTTTGACTTATCAATTTGTGATTCGTAAGGTATTTGTACGCGAACTACAATATCAATATCCATTCCTTTTGATAATACCGCCAGTTGTTCAAAAGCAAATTTAAGATCTGGATCAGCTTTTAAAATATCATCCGAAGCCAAATCAGATCCCGCAAAAGTTAATTTCAACTCTTCCGTTTCAGCAAGCCCAAGTTTTAACTTTGCCTTTTCGCGAAGTGTTTTCAAAGCAAATCCAATACGTTCCCAAAGTCGAAACACTTGGGACTTAGGTTCCATAGTGTCATCTTCTAAGATTCCAGACCCACCTTCTAAAATCGCACCTACGGAACTGACATTTAGACCAAATCCGCGTTTGATGTCTTTTGCTACTTCCGTTAGGCGGTTGGCATCAACTTTACTAATTGCATAAAGAATAATAAAAAGACCTAAAAGCAAAGTGATCATGTCAGCGTAAGTCAATAACCAACGGTCATGCGCTTCTATATGTTCTTCTTCTTTCGATACAAACCTAGAGCGTCTTCTCATATTTCCTCTTTGAGACTAGGAAAGGCTTTATATAAAAAAGCCCATTCCTTTTCGTTTACCATTGCATAAAACTCGTTAAATAAATCCTGATTCACTGGTAAAGTCGCGTAGTAACCTTGCTCAACTTTTTTAAACAAAGGATAGACTCCTAAAAAACGAGACATCATTGCAGCAGGTTTAATGATATATGCACTTACCGGTTTATGTGCCAACTCATAGAATTTTTTAAGATTAAAAAGAACAACTTCTAATTGTTTTTTTCGAATTTCACGGCTATCCAATTCACAAAACAAAGAGAAATATTCATCTTGGCTCATTTCTTTACCTAATTTCCAACCCTTAGAAAGAAGAAGTTCTGCCATCCTGATGTCCAATTCGTCAGTGAGGGAATTGAGTTCTATCAATCTTTCGACACTTTCTCTTGTGCCCTCTTTCATCATATTTTTCACTTTGTCATAAGTGGTGAAAGCTAAGGATTCCCATTCTTCTTTACCATCTAAATTATAAACTGTTTCAAAGAAAAATTTCGCCATTTCAATAGTTTCATTTCGATGAAAAAAATCATAATAATATAGGTGAAATCGATCTACTTGGACACGAACAATCTCTCTTCTTGCAAGTGTGACTTCTTTCGTGAGCTGATATTTCATTTTATTTTAGTTCGTCGGCGCTCCCAAAAGATAGGAAGGGAATCCTTGTTGGTCTCTCTCAAATGGTGCTATTGAAAATTGATTGGGGATAGAAACAATCTCGTGATAAAATTTATAAGTAGAACGAAATAAAATTTTCGGTGTAACAGAATCTTTCGGTGTGTAATAAAATTTAATTCCATAACGAAAGTTATTTGCCCAACCTTCTTTTGTAACTTCCAACAAGGAATAATCCGCTGGAATCTTTTTATTTGCAATCACGTTAAATACAATATCGCCTTTTTTATATAAACGAACTCCTTGAGTTTCTCCTGCCAATCGAACACTTCCAGCTTCGGGGAATGACAAAGATAAATATGCCAAACTAACATAGTTTCCACGATTCTTTAATTGTAACGTCACAAGTGATTCTTTTCCAATTTCAAATTTTGGAGTCACTTCAAAAGACACAAAAGAAGGAACTGGTTGCATAGGAAGATTGGGAATCATTTCCCATCCATTAAAAACAAATTCTTGAGAATAATTGGGATTTGTTGGAAAAATACGAAAAGATTTGTCTTTGTTACTGTATTCAAAATCCACACGTTTACTTCTTTTTAATTCTTCGTGTTCTTTCAGTTGAAGCCCATCCCATATTTTTTTCCCTTTGCGGTATCCCATCGGTACCGAAAATAAACCTAACGGTGGTTCTTCGGAAAGAACTTCAATAAATACGGAATTAAAATTATCTCCAGGAAGTTCCGCTAAAACGATCCGACGCAGGCAGTCCCCAGAAAAAGTAACCTTTTCTTTTCCCGGAGCCGATCCAGGAACCCAGGTTTTCAGTTTCGCATCATAGAACATTTCCCCTAAGTTTTGAAGGAAAAATTCCAACTTCCAAAGAAAGCTCCAACTCGAGCCATCTCTACGAAAAGCTGCTAGAACTTCACTTGTCCCAGATTGGAACAAAACCAAGGTCTCTATTTCTGGGGTTTCATCCAAATTGATCTGCTTTTGGCCTAAAACACGAACCGGTTGTCCCTGGTCACTGCCGTAGATGGCGGCCCGAATTTCCGAATCGGAAGGGACTTCCTTTTGAGAACAAGATACGAAAGAAAGCGATGCGAAAAGTAAAGTCACTGTAAATCGAAACGGAATGGATAAATTCATAGGAATTCTTTCATTCCATCACACCAAAACTCCAATTCAACCTTTTTTGCTTTTCCTTTCGAACTCCTTTGTTTTACTCGTCTAAGTATTAAGAATTGGGGACGACATTGGTTTCGACTGTTGTTGGCTTGGATTCAGTGGCACGTAGGGGTGAGGGACCTCTTAAAAACCTTCAAAACCATAACTGCAAATAACGAATTTGCTCTAGCAGCTTAATTTTAAGCTCTACGGTTTCCCTGGCTGTTTCCTTAGGTGGCTAGGAAACCGACACCTCTCTAAGGACCTTTCGGATTTGTTGCCCGCTTCGAACCGGATTGAACTCTAAGTAGGATAGGAATTAGTCCCCCGTTTGTAGGGTAAGTCTTTCCGAAATTTATTTGCAAACTAAACGTGTAGAAGCTGCATTTGAGGATGATAGGACCCGGGTTCGACTCCCGGCGTCTCCACATTTCTTTCCAGTAGTCACAATTCAATATCCATTTAACAAAAGATTTACGAGGGAGTCGAACGACCGCGAGAGTCAGAAACAGTAGCGACCCATAGGGAGCGTGAAGCTGTTTCTGTCGAAGGCACGATGCCTGAGACCTCGAGCGGGACGGGTCGGAGGTTGCCTGACCCGGATGGGAAGGCACCGGAGACCGACTCACCGAGCGTCTCCAAAGTTTCGGTATTTGTTTCGGCATTCCTTGCTCGCGTTCGCCTGGCCCTCCCTGGTCCAGAGCTCCCGCCCGCACCCATCCCTGGGTGCTTTTCGCAACAAACACCTCCACTAGGTTATCACGCTAAAGTTTATGAGAATTCTTTTCTGTTCTTGACTTCCCGATATCATTTAACAAACAATTTGCGATGAGAGGAGAACGAATGCGAGAGAAAGAAACCGTTTGTAATTTCTTTTTCCTATTTGAGTTATGTCATTTGATGTGATAGAATTGGGTGAATTACTTTGAAAACATCTTACCAATCGAAATTCTTCTCTAAGATTGCTATAATAGCTGCTATTTTCCTACCTACTTTCTTTTGTACACCTGCTTACGAAGAAATCAAAGCAGTTTATCAAGGTCATAATGGTCAAAAAGTTACGGCTATGTATCACAATCCGTTAGATGGAGAAAATACATTTTCTGTAACTCTAAAAATTCCCTATGAACAATTGATTACGTTGAATCAAGCAGAGGCAGCATCAGGAGTTCGTTATACCGATGACAAAACTTTAGTTTGGTGGACAAAAGGTGTTGAAGCTTTTATGATGAAACCGGATGGAAAAGGTGATTGGGAGATAACAGGTATGTTTAAAGAAATAATCAAACAGGAAAATCGGTGAGAACGATTTTAGTAAAACATACTTTTTATATGACTCTATTTAACTTTATTCAAAATTATTTTTCGCTCGTATTATTGTTTGCACCAGCAGGAATGTTTTTTTGTTTTCTTATTTTATTTAAAAGTAATCCTAAACTTTCGATTACAGAATATTTTCCTTATTTATCCTGGCAATTTTTTGTGATCATCATTACGGGCACTATTGCTACGATTGGCGGGTTTTTAGATTGGAGATTTCATAGGAAAACACTCCGTATGAAATTATCAAAAAAAGAAAGGACAGTAGAAGCGATTGCCCTTGGGTTGGGAGGTTTACCAATGTTCTTTCTCATGTGGTTTGCAATGATTAGTGCAAATCCAATTGAATTTTTGCTGCCAATCATTCTTGTTCTAATTTTTACAGTCACGGCCATTTGTTATGATGAATTTATATTTCACAAAAAACGCTGTGGAAATTTGGAAAATCGATACCATCAAATGTTGATTTTTGGAAATGGTATCGCTTGGTTAGCTTGGTTCCATTTTATTTATATCAAATGAAATTTTATGAATTATTAACGCAGGCTAAAAAATTCATAGACCTATCGATAGAAAACAATGATTGGCAGCAAGATTTTAAAGTTTTAGATTTTGGTTCAAAATGGATGTTCGATCGGATGAATGAAATCAGTCCAAATCATTCAAGATATTATGATCCATCGATCAATTTTTTTGGTTATGGAGTCTTCAAATATGGACTTTCAATTTTAGTAACGGTCCTTTTTCTACTTTTAATTACCAAAATCAATTTGTTTTTGCTACCATCGCTGGTAATCATCTTCTATTTCGTAGAAGTGCATTTTTTGTTTCTTTTTCCCATTCTTTTTGATAAGAAAACAAACCCCATTGCCACAAGTATAAAGTACACATATCAAATAGGACTGATACATCTTATAGTTAATGTGATTCCAATTGCTCTATTTATGATCTGGGGATTGTTCCATTTCAAGAATCCACTTCGATCTTGGTTAGTTGGCTGTATAGCTATTTTGATATGGTACAAGGATGAAATTAGAGATAGGTTATAATTTTCCATTTGAAATTAGAAAAGAAACGCTGAATGGTAATTGCAAAGATAATTTCAGCATTTTGTTTCTCTCTGATTTACACTTAAATTTTTTTACGAAAACAAAAATTTACGAAATCACTAATAAGATCGAAGATTTAAATCCCACAATGATTTTGTTTGGCGGTGATTATGTAGATTCAAAGCAGGGACTTATTCAATTAAAAATATTACTTGTTTCATTATCACATAGGCAAAATCTTTTTGCAATTGCAGGCAATCATGACTATTTCTTCGGAATTGAAAAAATTAAAAAAACTATGGAAGTAAATAATGTCTTTTGGATTGAAAAAGAGTCAATCCATCTCCGAATCAATAACACTACAATTAGAATTACAGGAAATTTGATGAAAAATGAAGAGAAAAAATCAGATTTTTCCATTTTGGTTTTGCATAACCCCAACTCCATCGAACAACTAAAAGAACACCATGACACGGTTTTTGCTGGCCACCTTCATGGTTGCCAATTTGTATTTTGGAAAAAGGAAGGTGCCCTTTATCCTGGAAAATTTTTTTATAAATGGAACATTCTTAAAGCAACAAAAGACGGTTGCCATTATTTCATAAGTAAAGGATTAGGAGATACTTTACCCGTAAGATTCAACTGCAAAAGAGATATGATTTTTCTTCAAGTGAATGGGAATCGGAAGGATTAATTTTGTAAATCATTACAAAAAGGAATTATAGTAACATGGAAAAATCGACAACCTTGGCAGTCACAGCGGCAACAGTTTATGGCTTATTGTTACGGATTCTGCATGATTTATTAGATCAATTTTTGGGAAGTATAATCAGTATAAGCTTTGTTATGCTTGCGCCCCTTACGATAGGTTTTTTGACTATTTATCTTCTACCAAAAGATCAAACAAAGAGTATGGTGAGTATAATTTTCAAACCTTTTTTGCCATGCGCTATTTTAATGTGTATCACTATTGCTTTAAATATTGAAGGAACGATTTGTTGGTTAATGATTTTTCCTTTATTTGCATTCACTGCTAGTTTAGGTGGAATTATAGCTTCTCAAATTAGAAAGAAAAATGATAGAGATTCAAATCAAAAAAATCGTAATACTTTGTATGGCTCTTTTATCCTTTGTTTGCCACTTGTTTTAGGATTCATTGAAGGAGACACTACATCAAGTAGAAAGGATTTTTACATTTCAAGATCTGTTATCATTAAAGCTTCATCAAAGCAAGTTTGGAAAGAACTGACGAACATTAACGAAATCAAACCTGAAGAACAAAAAAATAGTTTATCTACTTTCTTAGGGTTCCCTAGGCATATCAGCACAACGATTGAGAAGCTGGAAATAGGTGGCCGAAGAATTGCAATCTATGATAAAGGACTATTTTTCAATGAAACAATCGCGAAATTAGAAAATGAACAACTACTGGTTCTCAATATCAATATTAATCCAAATACCATTCCTGTAAAAGTGATGGATGAACATATTGTTCTTGGTGGGAAACATGTGGATATATTGCAGGATGTATATCGACTACAAAGTTTATCCGACGGAACATGCAAACTAACTTTATCTAGTCATTTTTATATCAATACACCTTTCAATTGGTACGCAGGTTTATGGTCAGAGTATTTAATGGGAGATATACTGAAGAGCCAAATCAATCTAATCCAAAGTCGAACTTACAAAATCT encodes the following:
- a CDS encoding S8 family peptidase gives rise to the protein ILVYFAIFSPIYIIGICCIRFLNLPISAGNLEHNEIKNYPVSNELNSVQNPSQAWNCISVGAFTEKVDIDIVKFPELDVIADKGDLSPTSTTSLLWNESDWPIKPEIVMEGGNYAKDKTGFVTNNDSLSLITTRSDFQNKLLTHCLDTSAATAQASRYAALVGSEYSEFWPETIRGLLVHSADYQKLNLSYDQIKKENQTQQLNILRKFGYGHPDLNIALKSGKSFCTLIIQDEIQPFVNIDNSIKTNEIKFYNLPLPVNALETIYDQDVELKVTLSYFIEPNVKKIDTKYAKTYSSCALRFDSIAATENFENFKKRINKNEREKLESGKYESNFSNPENSQWVFGSKLRTFGSIHSDVWLGTAAQLAKKESICVYPIGGWWKTRKQLGKFNNNIRFSLLVTIKTKSSAVDIYTEIANKIKIEL
- a CDS encoding DUF3806 domain-containing protein, translated to MNHSERKVRELNAKDSEWLERSNTIGYDILDWYNKNKELNPRTLDAAFQKWKLDKTDNKAPENLIAVGLGSLFGKYIKDHKKCRWAVITDSFGTDFALVSETGSEVYPINSVWKRIDPSNQDINFFEPIWTSVVEKEFENLSK
- a CDS encoding LA_2478/LA_2722/LA_4182 family protein; its protein translation is MNLKSLLNSIFRGNKRDTVNTHLILGNMRNAINRHGLRRLEGEPVNMRNAIITNSLGNKRNAIIISVVSGFKRITINTQPFHLPILLSAFILVFVVSCKKEKGIVNIEWQNESLSLTAEICAKYRNCADKEWKSIPENLKKFTEGRLEETQCQKRFRESNAYKLIGADPLAIQSTYKECHGNILRFSCQDLQEGKIDTVGACLAFQKIQNGN
- a CDS encoding flagellar motor protein MotB, whose product is MRRRSRFVSKEEEHIEAHDRWLLTYADMITLLLGLFIILYAISKVDANRLTEVAKDIKRGFGLNVSSVGAILEGGSGILEDDTMEPKSQVFRLWERIGFALKTLREKAKLKLGLAETEELKLTFAGSDLASDDILKADPDLKFAFEQLAVLSKGMDIDIVVRVQIPYESQIDKSKFQNSWDYHSHRASLLAEKLVNEYGIPKEQVSVQGYAMFQKSKESDTPEKKAKEERIEILIRKKETAETSK
- a CDS encoding FFLEELY motif protein; amino-acid sequence: MKYQLTKEVTLARREIVRVQVDRFHLYYYDFFHRNETIEMAKFFFETVYNLDGKEEWESLAFTTYDKVKNMMKEGTRESVERLIELNSLTDELDIRMAELLLSKGWKLGKEMSQDEYFSLFCELDSREIRKKQLEVVLFNLKKFYELAHKPVSAYIIKPAAMMSRFLGVYPLFKKVEQGYYATLPVNQDLFNEFYAMVNEKEWAFLYKAFPSLKEEI
- a CDS encoding LIC13341 family surface-exposed protein, with product MNLSIPFRFTVTLLFASLSFVSCSQKEVPSDSEIRAAIYGSDQGQPVRVLGQKQINLDETPEIETLVLFQSGTSEVLAAFRRDGSSWSFLWKLEFFLQNLGEMFYDAKLKTWVPGSAPGKEKVTFSGDCLRRIVLAELPGDNFNSVFIEVLSEEPPLGLFSVPMGYRKGKKIWDGLQLKEHEELKRSKRVDFEYSNKDKSFRIFPTNPNYSQEFVFNGWEMIPNLPMQPVPSFVSFEVTPKFEIGKESLVTLQLKNRGNYVSLAYLSLSFPEAGSVRLAGETQGVRLYKKGDIVFNVIANKKIPADYSLLEVTKEGWANNFRYGIKFYYTPKDSVTPKILFRSTYKFYHEIVSIPNQFSIAPFERDQQGFPSYLLGAPTN
- a CDS encoding MliC family protein; the encoded protein is MKTSYQSKFFSKIAIIAAIFLPTFFCTPAYEEIKAVYQGHNGQKVTAMYHNPLDGENTFSVTLKIPYEQLITLNQAEAASGVRYTDDKTLVWWTKGVEAFMMKPDGKGDWEITGMFKEIIKQENR
- a CDS encoding metallophosphoesterase, producing MKLEIGYNFPFEIRKETLNGNCKDNFSILFLSDLHLNFFTKTKIYEITNKIEDLNPTMILFGGDYVDSKQGLIQLKILLVSLSHRQNLFAIAGNHDYFFGIEKIKKTMEVNNVFWIEKESIHLRINNTTIRITGNLMKNEEKKSDFSILVLHNPNSIEQLKEHHDTVFAGHLHGCQFVFWKKEGALYPGKFFYKWNILKATKDGCHYFISKGLGDTLPVRFNCKRDMIFLQVNGNRKD